A single region of the Corallococcus macrosporus genome encodes:
- a CDS encoding carboxypeptidase regulatory-like domain-containing protein produces the protein MTRALRALALALGLTGAGCAFLEDEPPPDQLVCRSDAECAAGQVCFVDGCGNPGGDIVVEVEPHPKAGLLAQDFPVDRLRPEQNLELFSPVRLRGEVSRGAAATADGGTSPVPYRAPIHLLATGESRLIPGVARRYETTLTPDDGAWMLPVGSGDYTVTLTPLDPALPPLSRTASVDPATGGMVAFDLPTAPRVVTMTGTLVLQGSRRVDADMEVQALDESLRPLSQRARVARDTGAFQLALSVEDASRDTVLLRATPVDAGSLMPWKTFVVEPFSELPSALELGDPGAAVRVEGRVLESNGQSPMAGARVSLQGRVAGGGTFKGLPVLTDAQGRYQLQSRPGVAESPLTLVVVPPPGSPSRLTLQPVAVGAADTVLPDVTCPARRVVVGSVNNPEGTGPASGVRIVVEPVGALTGWPQPPLGFESPLTTNGEGRFELALDPGEYRLDFLPGENLPRVSRFVTVAAGADETGPLELAAFTLSRGRSLSGRITLPPDPALAPDGIAANASVRFFRVVTVAGRPDSILLAQTVSDSTGRYSTVLPTR, from the coding sequence GTGACGCGCGCGCTCCGGGCCCTGGCGCTGGCGCTCGGGCTGACCGGGGCCGGGTGCGCGTTCCTGGAGGACGAGCCTCCGCCGGATCAGCTCGTGTGCCGCTCCGACGCGGAGTGCGCCGCGGGCCAGGTGTGCTTCGTGGACGGCTGCGGCAACCCCGGCGGCGACATCGTCGTGGAGGTGGAGCCCCACCCCAAGGCGGGCCTGCTCGCGCAGGACTTCCCGGTGGACCGGCTGCGGCCGGAGCAGAACCTGGAGCTGTTCAGCCCCGTGCGCCTGCGCGGCGAGGTGTCCCGGGGCGCCGCCGCCACGGCCGACGGCGGCACGTCCCCCGTCCCCTACCGGGCCCCCATCCACCTGCTGGCCACGGGCGAAAGCCGCCTCATCCCGGGCGTCGCGCGGCGCTACGAGACGACGCTCACGCCGGACGACGGCGCGTGGATGCTGCCGGTGGGCAGCGGCGACTACACGGTGACGCTCACGCCGCTGGACCCCGCGCTGCCGCCGCTGTCGCGCACGGCCTCCGTGGACCCCGCCACGGGCGGCATGGTGGCGTTCGACCTGCCCACCGCCCCGCGCGTCGTGACGATGACGGGGACGCTGGTGCTCCAGGGCTCGCGCAGGGTGGACGCGGACATGGAGGTGCAGGCGCTGGATGAGTCGCTGCGTCCGCTGTCCCAGCGCGCCCGCGTGGCCCGCGACACGGGCGCTTTCCAGCTGGCGCTCAGCGTGGAGGACGCCTCGCGCGACACGGTGCTGCTGCGCGCGACGCCCGTGGACGCCGGCAGCCTGATGCCCTGGAAGACCTTCGTGGTGGAGCCGTTCAGCGAGCTCCCCTCCGCGCTGGAGCTGGGCGACCCCGGCGCCGCCGTGCGCGTGGAGGGCCGCGTGCTGGAGTCCAACGGCCAGTCGCCCATGGCCGGCGCGCGCGTGTCGCTCCAGGGCCGCGTGGCCGGCGGCGGCACGTTCAAGGGCCTGCCGGTGCTCACGGACGCGCAGGGGCGTTACCAGCTCCAGTCCCGGCCCGGCGTCGCGGAGTCCCCGCTCACGCTCGTCGTCGTCCCGCCGCCTGGCTCGCCTTCGCGCCTGACGCTCCAGCCGGTGGCGGTGGGCGCGGCGGACACGGTGCTGCCGGACGTGACGTGCCCGGCGCGCAGGGTGGTGGTGGGCAGCGTGAACAACCCGGAGGGCACGGGCCCCGCGTCCGGCGTGCGCATCGTGGTGGAGCCGGTGGGCGCCCTCACGGGCTGGCCGCAGCCGCCCCTGGGCTTCGAGTCCCCCCTCACCACCAACGGCGAGGGCCGCTTCGAGCTGGCCCTGGACCCGGGCGAGTACCGCCTGGACTTCCTGCCCGGGGAGAACCTGCCGCGCGTCAGCCGCTTCGTCACCGTGGCGGCGGGTGCCGACGAGACGGGGCCGCTGGAGCTGGCGGCGTTCACGCTGTCGCGGGGCCGTTCGCTGAGCGGCCGCATCACCCTGCCCCCGGATCCGGCGCTGGCGCCGGACGGCATCGCGGCGAACGCGTCCGTGCGCTTCTTCCGCGTGGTGACGGTGGCGGGACGGCCGGACTCCATCCTGCTGGCGCAGACGGTGTCCGACAGCACGGGGCGCTACTCCACCGTGCTGCCCACGCGCTGA